gtttgaacttcttcactgcattttatttataaatattatatatctCAGGcggttaaacaaacaaaaattatgGACACGCTGCTAGCACAATAACATAATCAAGCTAAATCCAGTCAGTAGCAATTTTGACCTTGTCTGCTGTTGACATAAAGCAATAGAAACAAGCCTATTTACTCATCATTAATGCAAACTCCACAGTTTATCTCCGATATCTGATGGTTTCAATTTGGCAAAGTTTGGTAAACATCTTATATATATTTGAGTTTATAACCCCTTCTAACATTAGCTGCTGCTATTAAAGATTTGTAGTTATTGTTCAGGTTATTGATAATATTGATCACAAGCAGGCAAAACTCAGTATTACCAGAGCTGTTCTTTATTAAAGATGTTCAAAGGTaagatatttcaaaataaaagcatgttaGGGACATTTGACATGTGTGGTTGGCTGTTTATGATGTGACATAGATGCTGAAAATTGAAAATATTCTATGAAAGTTTGATGTCAATTACTGTTTTCGCTATCTTATCTACACATGTAAGTGATCATATTCCTCTAACACATTTGCACTCAATCCTtggaaaatcaaatcacaataaCCTTTCTAGACAAGACAAAATCAACATATCAGTTTATCAAGTAATTAACAGATAATGCGGGTCAGTCTGTGGTAAAATATTTAATGACTAATTTAGTTTGGTGAATTTgacttggattttttttttttttactttttgctttACCAGTTAACCATAGTATtgtttactattttttttttattcctagGTACCCAGATTTGGACAGTGTCTTGTCTTTTTATGTCACCACATGCAGTTTGGAAGTTATATGCTGAGCATTGATCTTAGTCTCTTGAGTGGAGCTGCTACCAAtcttagggttagggttagcacATACACATCGAATAACTCAGCTCAACGAGGCCAAACACAGACACGAAGAGCAGAACTCTAATTTTAATCTGCATTCATAAAGATGGTCATTGTATGCAGAGTTCACCAAGTTCCAGCTAGCAAGTAACCTCGCTGTGTTCCAACTATGTGCCCTTTCAGGCCAGAGGATGGGGAGATCCACCCTGAGATCTGTAGACTCTTCATCCAGCTGCAGTGCTGTCTGGAGATGTACATCACTGAGATGCTCAAATCTGTCTGCTTGCTGGGCTCCCTGCAGCTCCACAGGAAAGGTTAATACATGAATAAGCCTCATGGCATGGCGTTTAACTAACTTCATTatagagtttgtgtgtgcacgtgtgtgtagGTGTGAGTATACGCATGTGTGCTAGTATATATACAGCATgctttatttctccttttttatttttttttatttaaaagaaacgtCTAAGAAAACTTGTCAGAAGACAGTCACAAAACTAGCAGTTTTCTAAATATATGCACAAATATCATTATTCATTGATAGCTTTCTACCATATTTTTAagcatataatatatatgtgaACAAATATAAACCAGTACTTTTGTGCCTATTTAATgaagtttacaatgataatgtGATCTGATGGGTAAATTTAGGTCAgctcttttcttgttttttgttttaatgtgtatAGTGGTGACACATGTTTGAGGCTAGCTACTCTCTGTATGCTTTAGGTAAGGATCATTGTGGCCCTTCCGGGGGCGACAGTAAGACTGAGGAGAGCTCAGACATCCCCATTCTGGAGGACACCTCTTCCTCCCCCACTGACTGTCCTCAGCTCTGCTGGCTGGTGGCCAATGACATAGAAAACATAGAAAAGTACGTAgacaaaaaatgtgttgtggTGCATGTTGTGTCCTCTGTatgagtgttgtgtgtttgcgtttgtgtgtttattatgaTGTCAATAATTGTACATCATTGTTGGTCAAAGCACATGTGGAAACATAATGCAAAGTATGCAAGTGagtatttttctcagtttttgtcACATTACAATGACACTTTACCGGAAAAGATTACAGATGcatataacattaacatttaacatttacattttgcataATAACATTAATTCTGCTATTTACATTATTGCAATGCTTTCTTTAAGATACACATAACGTagttaaaacactttttttcactatttaatTGCATCACACCTCAAATTTTCCTCTTTCAACCTCACTAATAATGTAATAGTTGATCATTTACAGCTGGAtttgttaatatttgtttttatgaagaTATAATTACATAACAGTATGTGCATTGAGGATTTTTTCTTACAGGACATCctataaaaactaaattacatGGCTCTGAAAATGACCAGATATTTGTGTTACAAAGCTATGCCATCTTACATTATTTACAACCTACATTGTATGCAATTACTGTACTTATTACTGTacttacaaaaatgtaatgtcatgTAGTGTATGtggttgtttttaataattggAACATAAAAACTACAGAATCAATCAATATTAAAACATCCAGTTTTTACTTGGGATGTTGCACCATAGTAGACCGTTTGCAAACTACTTGAAAAATACTTTGCATACCAGGGTGGCATCTACTAGTCACAGAGTGTActgtgttttgtcattgttCATCATATTAAGTGCTGAAATTAGACAGTAATACATTTTACTATgcaaattacagtatattttaagaTATACTTTTAGATGATGCTGCAAAAATGAGGCAAGTGAGTATTTGCTAAAGTTGTGAACCTGAGTGTATGTGTCAGTCTGTTTGgtatgtgtatgtctgtatgtgtgtgtgtgaaattatACTACATGATAGATGCTACAGGTACACAACATAAAAGCCCTTATTTGTGTTATTGCAGAGATATGAGGGAGATGAAAAACCTTCTCAGTAAACTCAGGGAGACAATGCCTTTACCATTGAAGAACCAAGGTAAGACAGAAACGGAACGCTTTCTTTACCATCAcccccttacacacacatctccacacacacctcaacCCCATGGAGCAGTGACACTTCTTTTATAGTCAAAAACTATAGAAGATTCATTGGGATAAGGAGTGATTGTGGCTTGAAAAAACCCCACTGTGTCATAGCTAAAACTAGCAAAAATGTCTGACTTGGCAGTGGTCTGCATGTGTTCTTGTGCCCAGATGACAGCAGTTTGCTGAACCTGACTCCCTACCCACTGGTCCGACAGAGGAAGAGGCGGTTCTTTGGGCTCTGTTGCCTGGTAACCAGCTAAGGGCCCCGCCTTCATGGATAGGAGGCAGCAACAAAGACACCATTACCCACTGTCCTTCGCCACTTGTGTCTCCCACCAATCTATTACTgccattttcaaataaattgtctctttctcttttttttaaaggctgcccattttataattttattttgtaatacaaaTAAGAATTGTAACTGcaatgtaatgaaaacaaaagtcatgaacatatattttaagatattttgcaacaaattttcccttttttggtAAATGAAGTCAGTATATTTGCTTGTCCAATGTAAAAGAGAATGAGAGGTCATATGAAATAATGTCAATGTCAATTACTTCCACGAACCTGAGTGAATGAAATGAGGATTCATGTTAAAAAAGGGAATataattgtctgtttttgtcagaAATAATGTGATAACTTATTAATAGACATCCAAATATTTGAGGATGGCACTTGCAAAGGCAAAGTTATACATTTGTCTGTCTAAGCTGAGATGACAGGTTTGTGCAGAGTAAGTTTGTTGTGTATTACagtctctgttttctgtttcttgctgttttttcttcttaatgTACTTAATTTAGTCTTCCATAAACCAAGAACCTGTACCCAACTTTAACTTTCCAGCTTCAAAATGGAATATATGATACAATACTCAAAAAGAAAACTTCTTTGCACACAATATCTATCTATAAATCGAGACATTAGActtgtatatacacatactcTTTACGCAATGCTCTCTGAATTATTTTCAAAGTTGGAGTTGGTTAGCAAAGAATCTGTTGGTTGGTATAAGCAGTAAGGGTCTCCCTCTGTCTGAGGCAGTCAgtgcagacagagagcaggCAGCATGGGTCTTGCTTATTAATGACAGTGGTCAATGTTTAGGGCACAGTGAAGGTACAGTAGTCAAAGCTGATATAGGTCATTTTACATTGTTAATAAAACTTTTGTTATTGAAACTAATCAACTTGTATGTCATTTTCTTGCATGTAATACACTGAAATGTCCACTGGGTGGAGACAAActatcaaaaaagacaaacttgTCTGACACATTTGGGTGTTTGGGGTCTGCTAAAAATCAAACTGTGAGTCaaactgaattaatttaatGGATTGATTGCACTGTAGGTGATCGTCAAAGGCCAATGtgtaataattcatattttatcCCAACATTTACTATACCCTCCAGTAGGGTTACAGAGACTTCATTTACTGTTTGTAGAGTAAACACTTCTATCTGGGAGGGTTAGAGAAGGACAAAGATAGATGGAGATACAGAAGGGGACAGAGGGAAAAGCCAGAAAATCTTTTATTAAGTCCATAACAAGCaggttttgtttatatttactgAGGGATGGAGAAAtagagtgaaaaagagaaagattatACCACCAGACAGGATCACCTACTTTTGCTGCTggaatgaaatatatttttaagtttcCTCAGCATGCAGTGATCAGTAGCTGACATGGTTTCTTTCATAAATCCTCATCAACCCCAAAATCGTAAATGTATACTATGAATTATAATTtagacatgcaggttaggtgaATTTAAAACTAAATTGCCTGTAGATGTGAATGTGAGCATGAATGTGTGCACTTTGACAAAATGGTGACATGCCCAATGCATGCAGGGATACACTGAAGTCCCCCACACACCGCAACAGCATAAGCATTAtagaatggatggatgaatgtaTACTAATGTAGTTTTATATGTAAAActgttgtaaaatgttcacaatatagatactgtatattttcgCTGTCCAATGGAAACCATGTATCTCTAAATTTGGTAATTTTGCAGAAAAAGTAAATGATTAAGGGTTCCTTATGGATTGAGAAAATTCACTTACTCCTTAAGCTAAACCACTTAAAAACCTGATATCTAAAAATGCATCATCATAAAGCTGAACCCGAGGCTATTATTCTTATTTCATGAAATGTTGCCTTTTTGGAGATACATGATTTTCACAGGATAGTAACACACAAGAGTTGAGAAAAATGCCAGTATCAccttacaatataatgcaagCATAGTAGCCTTCAAAATAGATTCACCCTCCATCTTCCATCAGAAAGGCTTTCACAGGACTACAGATGGGttacaaattaaaaggaaaaccTTAATAAATGATTGCCGAAATAAATGTGGACACTTCCATACAGATCCCAAGAGGtaactgaatggtttgatgaaaatgaaaatgatgtgagtcatatgctatggcctttGCTGTCATCGGATCTCAACTGTATTGAGCAGCTATTAGAGGTTTTGAACAAATGTGTTAGACAGCACTCCACCATCATAAAAataccaaatgagggaatatgttttgaaagaaCGGTGTTCAACCCTCCAGTAGGGTTACAGAGACTTCAATAGTCTATGCTAAgctgcactgaagctgttctggcagCTTTTGGTGACCCAACACCTTACTAATGTTTTGTCCCCCTTTGCCTGAATATTCTTTCTCTCACCCAAAAAACCtatgtcagtttgtgtgtatcACCCCTTAATGAGCGCGAACATGTTTGCTACCTCTCGAGCATTTCTAGCACCTTCCTCTCACCCACCAGCCTTTGTGTACAACATGTAGTAACTATATTGCCAACAATAAGCATTTTGGTGTGATAAGGAGACATTAAGTAGCCGGTGTCTTCACACAGTTTCACAGGCAGgttcagacacacacgcactcatgcCATGAGAGGGCAGCGAGCCAGAGGCAGGAATAGCCTGTCAGCAGGGGTTTGTTTGGCAGGCTGAGCGCTGTCTGGTTTAGAACGCACAGGACATCTTTTGAAATAGACCATATCAGGCCAGAACACAGATTCAAACCTTATCCCGAGGGACATTTAGGAAACAATTTTCTTCAAAACCCAGACTACTATGCAGTGTACTGTGTATGCAACTGTAAGAGTATGTAACATATTAAGAAATCAACAACACACTAGATGGGACGGCAACACTGCATATGTTCTGTCTGTGGATACCAATCTCTCTGTAATGATTACATCTATATGTAATTGTGTTTTGGGGGCATATCTGTGCTTCTCAGTATATTATACCATCAGAAAAGtacaacaatgaaaagaaattcaACATGGCTGGTGTTTTGTTATTTACTCATTGTCTTAATACAGTTTTACATTATAGTTTTATACATGAATAACATTGTACTTTTACAATGTGTTAAAGCAATGACACTTGATATGAGGAAATTGTTATAGAAGATTAATGTGTAAAGGAAGGTGGAGATAGAAGGTTATAAGGTCAAACCCTCCTCCCACATCCTCAGGAAGCGCACGGCAGGATACTGACAACTGACACCCTTTCTCCTTTACATCGCTGTAGTCCTGCTTCACACTCGCTCATGGTCTGAGTCGCTGCAGTCGCATCCTCACCAACAcggacacacacatttaatccTGGGGTCAAGCAATCTGCAGAGTCCTTACAGCGACACTCGTTGGTTTGCTCTGAATGAATGGTGTGGAGACAAATGAGATGACTAGAAGtagcaaatactgtacattattgtGGATTGTTTGTAACCTTGAATGTCCTTACCGTCACAGGTCTCCCACATGTGACAATTGGTGCAGCCTGTTGTGCTGCGCTCTGGCCACTTGCAGGTGCTGTCTTCTGCTATCGTGTGGTTCTTCCCCATGCACTGCAGTACGTGCATTTTGCACACATTCAGAAGGATGGATTTTCTACTCACAGGAATAGTGGCGCACATCTCCAAAGACGACCTGGTGACAAacaaaaatcatcatcaaacaCAGTAACCACAAcaagaaaatcacaaaaagtCACGTGAAAAAAATCTACGTACCTGCACTCAAAAGGCATTTTGCAAACACATTTTCCTCTGGAAGACTTCTCCCACGGTTTACATTGCACCAAGGGAAAGGACTGTGGTGTAATGACTGTGGGATACATGGAAATCATTCTTATGCATTGCTAACTGACTATCATCCATGCATGCAATGATATGAATTAAAGTAAAGCAAGAGAACACATTAAAAGTAGGGTACAATATACTACAGTCACATCTTGTTACACAGCAGTTCCATGCCATCTATAAGACTATGTATATGAACTTTGAAGTTTACCTGGGCCGCATTTGATGTCCGCTGGGTCTGGTGAAAAATTCAGACTGGGGTCACATATAATTGTTGCTTCTCCTAGTAGCTGTCTACCCGCTGGACAGGACAAGGTGATTGTCTCCCCTATGCCATAGGCCTCTTTTAAAGGAGAGGCTATGACATTTTCAGCAAAGGAGACAATCTGGCACCTTGAGACTGGGAGAAAAGTTGGACGTCTGTTACACTGTAATTCattgtgtttgtaaatgttaaacTTTGGTTTTAGTTACTCACCTGTGCACAGTCCAGGGCGGCCAGACCAGGTTTGATCAGCAGTGCATTCTAGGGTGCTGTGACCAGTAAGATAGTAACCTTCAGTGCAGCTGTACTCAACCCTACTACCCACAAGGTAAATGTCTTTAGGGTCCTGTAGAGCATATCGTGACAATAAAAAAAGGTCTTTAAGTTCCATTTTTCAGTTCTGACCTTTGTATAGAAATGGAAATTAAGAGATTGAAATATGAATAACAAATGTGACCCAATATCACTAAGCCAAGCTCATTTCACTCTACAGGAgtcacattaaatatttaatttcatagCCCCTGTTGTGCAAAATACCTTTTTCAAGCTCTGAATATAAATATCGATCATCTATGGaacacatatacaaaaacatATCCTACATGCTGcctgttttttcatgttgggTCTGTAATGCGCTTTAGAGGCTACATTATTAGGTTTACCAAATGACATGTTTTCTCCATATCAAAATCTGGGTGTGTATTCTTTGGTAAATTAGGCTGATGTAGAGACAAAGTAAATTATATGAGGTGTAACACTGTACTGTGGTTCTGTGCTTCTAGGTAATATTGACCTAATACTGGAAAAAGTTGCAATTAGTGTGattatacaaatattaaatgtttgcAATAATTTGTTCcacaatgtacagtaaattCAAGTTTGGCTTCATCTTTACCAGGACATAGCCGTTGATTAGAGCAGGCGGGGTTCCACACTTCTGACTTGCTGGCAGAGTTTTGTCAAAGCACTGAGGCTCCATGGTTCTGTagaaaaatagttaaaaatagGATGTTCTATAACTGCATATTGATGAAAATCACCTAGAAACTTTCTCTTATTGAAAATTCAAAGCAATGACAACGACTAGTGGTGCtgcaaaaatgttacaaaattcATACTAATAAAACTTCAACTTCGCTCTGACTTTAAGTATTGCAGGTCTTGGTCTTCACAGTCAGATGTCTCAGTGGGTTCTCCGATACAGTGCTGTCCCCCATTCTGAGGAGTGGGATTGGAGCAGGAACGACTTCTTGAACTTCGGCCCCCAGAGCACGATGACCACGCAGACCAGCAAGCCCAACTGCCATGGATCACTCCTTAAtgagcagaaacagaaaggaagaaagagggagaaagtgagGAACATATTACAGTCCATGTGATATCATCAAACAGAAAGTGACTCACTTACTGTACTTAGGTACTGTATTCAGCCtgttaaaagcaaaaaaattaCCTTTATTAAAGCATACACCCACCACCCAGACAAGTGACTTTAGGAAACTTAATTAAGACTATTCATTATATAGGCCTACTTAGACATGGCTAATGTCTACTACCAGTTTTAgttaatttaaaggaatagtttgacattttaggaaatagaCATTCGCTTTCATActgagagttagaagagaagatcaataccagtCTCATTTGTGTCTGTTCAATATAACGCCATAGCCAGCAGTCAGTCAGCTAAACTGTGTCAACAACACTGTGACTGCTGTGGAAGCTttcaggttt
This sequence is a window from Siniperca chuatsi isolate FFG_IHB_CAS linkage group LG5, ASM2008510v1, whole genome shotgun sequence. Protein-coding genes within it:
- the rgs7bpa gene encoding regulator of G-protein signaling 7-binding protein A, which produces MSSASNGRKNRPRSAGNIFQIGKPPHRDPQRRESTESTRKAQRAVADCRMIVQEFNTLVALYRELVISIGEITVDCPSLRAEMLKTRTKGCEMARAAHHSLSLISGPEDGEIHPEICRLFIQLQCCLEMYITEMLKSVCLLGSLQLHRKGKDHCGPSGGDSKTEESSDIPILEDTSSSPTDCPQLCWLVANDIENIEKDMREMKNLLSKLRETMPLPLKNQDDSSLLNLTPYPLVRQRKRRFFGLCCLVTS